In a genomic window of Streptomyces koelreuteriae:
- a CDS encoding CpXC domain-containing protein, producing the protein MSESVAPGVRGMTVESAFAGMTSVSPVVFKAGCPDCRERFELTAAALRLAIGATSRTTFYSFTCPECGASVRKPAGERIVELLTGGGVRTLRLAPTP; encoded by the coding sequence GTGAGCGAGTCGGTGGCGCCCGGTGTGCGTGGCATGACGGTGGAGTCCGCGTTCGCCGGGATGACGAGCGTGTCCCCGGTGGTCTTCAAGGCGGGCTGCCCGGACTGCCGGGAGCGCTTCGAGCTCACCGCGGCCGCGCTGCGCCTCGCCATCGGTGCCACCAGCCGCACCACCTTCTACTCCTTCACCTGCCCGGAGTGCGGCGCGTCCGTCCGCAAGCCCGCGGGGGAGCGGATCGTCGAGCTGCTCACCGGCGGCGGTGTGCGGACCCTGCGGCTCGCTCCGACTCCCTGA
- the tatA gene encoding Sec-independent protein translocase subunit TatA: MFGRLGAPEIILILVVIILLFGAKKLPDMARSLGKSARILKSEAKAMKDENKSSTTPAGPPNNDEQSSHRTIQAAPGDVTSSRPVNEPTDTTKR; encoded by the coding sequence ATGTTCGGAAGGCTCGGAGCCCCCGAGATCATTCTCATCCTCGTCGTCATCATCCTGCTGTTCGGCGCGAAGAAGCTTCCGGACATGGCTCGGTCGCTCGGCAAGTCCGCCCGCATCCTCAAGAGCGAGGCCAAGGCGATGAAGGACGAGAACAAGTCGTCCACGACCCCGGCCGGCCCGCCCAACAACGACGAGCAGTCCTCGCACCGCACCATCCAGGCAGCGCCCGGTGACGTGACCAGCTCGCGTCCGGTCAACGAGCCCACGGACACGACGAAGCGCTGA
- the tatC gene encoding twin-arginine translocase subunit TatC translates to MLKSARKQEKDPEGRMPLAEHLRELRNRLAKAMLAIVVITIVAAFFYNDIINLITKPILDSVGCDKTFEELARSQSSKPCAQITINGLIAPFTLALKVSLMAGVVLASPVWLYQLWAFVAPGLHRHERKYAYAFVGTGAPLFIIGAYFAYTVLPTTAKVLLEFTPGGTSNLLPLDDLLDLVMRMVLVFGLSFELPLLLVMLNLTGALTGKRMLGWWRGMIMGITVFAAIATPSTDPLTMLMLAGPIWVLYFAAVAFSLLNDRRRSRRDALGPDDDEASELDLTPDDIGEIEPVTTSRAALPEQATSDRSDRVNGYDDVT, encoded by the coding sequence TTGCTGAAGTCTGCCCGCAAGCAGGAGAAGGATCCCGAGGGGCGGATGCCCCTCGCGGAGCACCTTCGCGAGCTCCGCAACCGGCTCGCCAAGGCGATGCTGGCGATCGTCGTCATCACGATCGTCGCCGCCTTCTTCTACAACGACATCATCAACTTGATCACCAAGCCGATCCTCGACTCGGTCGGCTGTGACAAGACCTTCGAGGAACTCGCCAGGTCGCAGTCCTCCAAGCCGTGTGCGCAGATCACCATCAACGGTCTGATCGCCCCCTTCACGCTGGCACTGAAGGTTTCCCTGATGGCCGGTGTCGTGCTGGCCTCGCCGGTCTGGCTCTACCAGCTGTGGGCCTTCGTCGCGCCGGGCCTGCACCGGCACGAGCGGAAGTACGCGTACGCCTTCGTCGGCACGGGCGCCCCGCTGTTCATCATCGGCGCCTACTTCGCCTACACGGTGCTTCCCACCACCGCGAAGGTGCTCCTCGAATTCACCCCGGGCGGCACATCCAACCTTCTCCCGCTGGACGACCTGCTCGACCTGGTCATGCGGATGGTGCTCGTCTTCGGCCTCTCGTTCGAGCTGCCTCTGCTGCTGGTCATGCTCAACCTCACCGGAGCGCTCACCGGCAAGCGCATGCTCGGCTGGTGGCGCGGCATGATCATGGGCATCACCGTCTTCGCGGCCATCGCCACGCCCAGCACCGACCCGCTGACCATGCTCATGCTGGCCGGGCCGATCTGGGTCCTGTACTTCGCGGCCGTCGCGTTCTCCCTGCTCAACGACCGCCGCCGCAGCCGCCGCGACGCCCTGGGCCCCGACGACGACGAGGCCTCCGAGCTGGATCTCACGCCTGACGACATCGGCGAGATCGAACCCGTGACCACCAGCCGGGCCGCTCTGCCCGAGCAGGCGACTTCGGACCGCTCGGACCGGGTCAACGGTTATGACGACGTGACCTGA
- a CDS encoding diacylglycerol kinase, with amino-acid sequence MTSEITLFVNPTAGRGRGARAAQPAASALRAAGFSVRTVLGEDAADALVRARAAVEGGTGALIAVGGDGMANLALRAVAGTRTPLGLVAVGTGNDFARALGLPVREPAAAGRMIADALKCGRIRDIDLGRVGDRWFGTVLASGFDSRVNDRGNRMRWPSGRLKYDLAMIAELAEFRPVPYRIRLDDGELREIEATLVAVGNGSSYGGGMRICPGADLTDGLFDITVVGDCSRRTLLRVFPKVYRGTHAEHPAVTVMRAARVEIAAEGITGYADGEPLGPLPLSARCVRGGVRVVGP; translated from the coding sequence GTGACCAGCGAGATCACCCTCTTCGTCAACCCCACCGCGGGCCGCGGCCGGGGCGCCCGCGCGGCGCAGCCGGCCGCTTCCGCTTTGCGGGCGGCCGGATTCTCGGTGCGTACGGTGCTCGGCGAGGACGCCGCCGACGCCCTGGTGCGCGCCCGTGCCGCCGTCGAGGGCGGCACCGGAGCGCTGATCGCCGTCGGCGGTGACGGCATGGCCAACCTCGCGCTGCGGGCGGTCGCGGGCACCCGCACCCCGCTCGGCCTGGTCGCCGTCGGCACCGGCAACGACTTCGCCCGCGCCCTCGGCCTGCCCGTGCGCGAGCCGGCCGCCGCGGGCCGCATGATCGCCGACGCCCTCAAGTGCGGCCGGATCCGCGACATCGACCTCGGCCGGGTCGGCGACCGCTGGTTCGGCACGGTCCTCGCCTCCGGCTTCGACTCCCGCGTCAACGACCGGGGCAACCGCATGCGCTGGCCCTCGGGCCGCCTCAAGTACGACCTGGCGATGATCGCCGAACTCGCCGAGTTCCGGCCCGTCCCGTACCGCATCCGGCTCGACGACGGGGAGCTTCGTGAGATCGAGGCGACTCTGGTGGCCGTCGGCAACGGCTCGTCGTACGGCGGCGGAATGCGGATCTGCCCCGGCGCCGACCTCACCGACGGGCTGTTCGACATCACCGTGGTCGGGGACTGCAGCCGCAGGACCCTGCTGCGGGTGTTTCCGAAGGTGTACCGGGGGACCCACGCCGAACATCCGGCGGTGACCGTCATGCGCGCGGCCCGGGTCGAGATCGCCGCCGAGGGGATCACCGGGTACGCGGACGGGGAGCCGCTCGGCCCGCTGCCGCTGAGCGCGCGCTGCGTGCGCGGGGGCGTGCGCGTCGTCGGCCCCTGA
- a CDS encoding DEAD/DEAH box helicase has product MIVLLSVRPGTLESTMTEDLSPAERYAAARKRAVEQATALASFREMYDFGLDPFQIEACQALEAGKGVLVAAPTGSGKTIVGEFAVHLALQQGKKCFYTTPIKALSNQKYADLCRRYGTDKVGLLTGDNSVNSDAPVVVMTTEVLRNMLYAGSQTLLGLGYVVMDEVHYLSDRFRGAVWEEVIIHLPESVTLVSLSATVSNAEEFGDWLDTVRGDTEVIVSEHRPVPLFQHVLAGRRMYDLFEEGEGHKKAVNPDLTRMARMEASRPSYQDRRRGRSMREADRERDRRQRSRVWTPSRPEVIERLDAEGLLPAITFIFSRAACEAAVQQCLYAGLRLNADEARGRVRALVEERTSSIPTEDLHVLGYYEWLEGLERGIAAHHAGMLPTFKEVVEELFVRGLVKAVFATETLALGINMPARSVVLEKLVKWNGEQHADITPGEYTQLTGRAGRRGIDVEGHAVVLWQRGSSPEHLAGLAGTRTYPLRSSFRPSYNMAVNLVEQFGRHRSRELLETSFAQFQADKSVVGISRQVQRNEEGLEGYKASMTCHLGDFEEYARLRRELKDRENDLARQGAAQRRAEAAVALEKLKPGDIIHVPTGKYAGLALVLDPGLPAGRSNGHRGFEHHDGPRPLVLTAERQVKRLASMDFPVPVEPLERMRIPKSFNPRSPQSRRDLASALRTKAGHIPADRHRKRRSQAADDREIARLRTELRAHPCHGCDDREDHARWAERYHRLLRDTGQLERRIEGRTNTIARTFDRIVALLTELDYLRADEVTEHGKRLARLYGELDLLASECLREGVWEGLGPAELAGCVSALVYEARAADDAMAPKLPSGKAKAALGEMVRIWGRLDALEEEFRITQTEGVGQREPDLGFAWAAYMWASGAGLDEVLREAEMPAGDFVRWCKQVIDVLGQIAAAAPQGSSVVKNARKAVDLLLRGVVAYSSVG; this is encoded by the coding sequence ATGATCGTCCTGTTGTCAGTGCGGCCCGGTACGCTCGAAAGCACGATGACAGAGGACCTCTCACCGGCCGAGCGGTACGCGGCAGCCCGCAAGCGTGCTGTCGAGCAGGCCACCGCGCTCGCCTCCTTCCGCGAGATGTACGACTTCGGCCTCGACCCCTTCCAGATCGAGGCCTGCCAGGCGCTCGAGGCGGGCAAGGGCGTCCTGGTCGCCGCACCCACCGGCTCGGGCAAGACGATCGTGGGCGAGTTCGCCGTCCACCTCGCTCTCCAGCAGGGCAAGAAGTGCTTCTACACGACACCCATCAAGGCGCTGTCGAACCAGAAGTACGCCGACCTGTGCCGCCGCTACGGCACGGACAAGGTGGGCCTGCTCACCGGCGACAACAGCGTCAACTCCGACGCCCCGGTGGTCGTGATGACCACCGAGGTGCTGCGGAACATGCTGTACGCCGGTTCGCAGACCCTCCTGGGCCTCGGCTACGTGGTCATGGACGAGGTGCACTACCTCTCCGACCGGTTCCGGGGCGCCGTCTGGGAAGAAGTGATCATCCACCTCCCCGAGTCGGTCACGCTCGTGTCGCTGTCGGCGACCGTGTCGAACGCCGAGGAGTTCGGCGACTGGCTCGACACGGTCCGCGGTGACACCGAGGTGATCGTCTCCGAGCACCGGCCCGTGCCGCTGTTCCAGCACGTGCTCGCCGGGCGGCGGATGTACGACCTGTTCGAGGAGGGCGAGGGCCACAAGAAGGCCGTCAACCCCGACCTCACCCGCATGGCGCGCATGGAGGCGAGCCGGCCGTCGTACCAGGACCGCCGCCGTGGCCGGTCCATGCGCGAGGCCGACCGCGAGCGCGACCGCAGACAGCGCTCCCGGGTGTGGACGCCGAGCCGGCCCGAGGTCATCGAACGGCTCGACGCCGAGGGGCTGCTGCCCGCCATCACCTTCATCTTCAGCCGTGCCGCCTGCGAGGCCGCCGTCCAGCAGTGCCTGTACGCGGGCCTCAGGCTCAACGCCGACGAGGCCCGCGGTCGGGTCCGCGCGCTCGTCGAGGAGCGCACGTCGTCCATCCCGACCGAGGACCTGCATGTCCTCGGGTACTACGAATGGCTGGAGGGCCTGGAGCGCGGCATCGCCGCCCACCACGCGGGGATGCTGCCGACCTTCAAGGAGGTCGTCGAGGAGCTCTTCGTACGCGGCCTGGTCAAGGCCGTGTTCGCGACCGAGACCCTCGCCCTCGGCATCAACATGCCCGCCCGCTCGGTGGTGCTGGAGAAGCTCGTCAAGTGGAACGGCGAGCAGCACGCGGACATCACCCCGGGCGAGTACACACAGTTGACGGGGCGTGCGGGGCGACGCGGCATCGATGTCGAGGGCCACGCGGTGGTGCTCTGGCAGCGCGGTTCGAGCCCCGAGCACCTCGCCGGTCTGGCCGGGACGCGCACCTACCCGCTGCGCTCCAGCTTCAGGCCGTCGTACAACATGGCCGTCAACCTGGTCGAGCAGTTCGGCCGGCACCGTTCGCGCGAGCTGCTGGAGACGTCCTTCGCGCAGTTCCAGGCGGACAAGTCGGTCGTCGGCATCTCCCGCCAGGTACAGCGCAACGAGGAGGGTCTGGAGGGCTACAAGGCCTCGATGACCTGCCACCTCGGCGACTTCGAGGAGTACGCGCGGCTGCGCCGCGAACTGAAGGACCGTGAGAACGACCTGGCGCGGCAGGGCGCGGCACAGCGGCGCGCCGAGGCCGCCGTCGCGCTGGAGAAGCTGAAGCCCGGTGACATCATCCATGTGCCCACCGGCAAGTACGCGGGCCTGGCGCTGGTGCTGGACCCGGGCCTGCCCGCGGGCCGGTCGAACGGCCACCGGGGCTTCGAGCACCACGACGGGCCGCGCCCGCTGGTGCTGACCGCCGAGCGGCAGGTGAAGCGGCTGGCGTCCATGGACTTCCCGGTGCCGGTCGAGCCGCTGGAGCGGATGCGGATCCCGAAGTCCTTCAACCCGCGTTCCCCGCAGTCCCGTCGGGACCTCGCCTCCGCGCTGCGCACCAAGGCCGGGCACATCCCGGCCGACCGGCACCGCAAGCGGCGCTCCCAGGCGGCCGACGACCGCGAGATCGCCCGGCTGCGGACCGAGCTGCGCGCGCACCCCTGCCACGGGTGCGACGACCGTGAGGACCACGCCCGTTGGGCCGAGCGCTACCACCGCCTGCTGCGGGACACCGGGCAGCTGGAGCGGCGCATCGAGGGCCGTACGAACACCATCGCGCGGACCTTCGACCGTATCGTCGCGCTGCTGACCGAGCTCGACTATCTGCGCGCCGACGAGGTCACCGAGCACGGCAAGCGGCTCGCGCGGCTCTACGGCGAGCTGGACCTGCTCGCCAGCGAGTGCCTGCGCGAGGGCGTCTGGGAAGGGCTCGGTCCGGCCGAACTGGCGGGCTGCGTCTCGGCGTTGGTGTACGAGGCGCGTGCGGCGGACGACGCGATGGCGCCGAAGCTGCCGTCGGGGAAGGCCAAGGCCGCGCTGGGCGAGATGGTGCGGATCTGGGGGCGGCTGGACGCGCTGGAGGAGGAGTTCCGGATCACCCAGACCGAGGGTGTCGGGCAGCGTGAGCCGGACCTGGGGTTCGCCTGGGCCGCGTACATGTGGGCCTCCGGGGCGGGGCTGGACGAGGTGCTGCGCGAGGCGGAGATGCCGGCGGGGGACTTCGTGCGGTGGTGCAAGCAGGTCATCGATGTGCTGGGGCAGATCGCGGCGGCGGCGCCGCAGGGGTCTTCCGTGGTGAAGAACGCGCGTAAGGCTGTTGATCTGTTGCTGCGGGGGGTTGTCGCCTACTCGTCGGTGGGGTGA